In Fragaria vesca subsp. vesca unplaced genomic scaffold, FraVesHawaii_1.0 scf0510225, whole genome shotgun sequence, the sequence TGACGTCCTCGACGCCCATGGTACTGAGTACCATCGTTGGGTCTCGGACATAGAACAGACCTTCATCGCTAAGGATCTGACCGAGACCATATTCCCCGATCCAGATCAGGAACCGCCTAGCAAGAGAACAAATCTCAGGCACTCATGTTCCTTCGTAAGCATATCGATCCCACACTGCGCAGACAGTATCAATCCAAACACGATCCAAAAGATCTGTGGGATGCCCTTGCCGAACGCTTCGGCAACATTCACTCGACCTTGCTCCCAGAACTAATTGCTCGCTGGGATGAAATCCGACTTTTGGATTACAAGAAGGTTGATGACTTCAACAGGGATATGCTTTGCCTACAAGCTCAACTGAGCTCATGTGGAGTCGAGAAAAGTGATGCCGACATGATCGAAAGACTTTCTCGACCTTCCTTCAGCTGCTAAGATCCTCATGAACCAATATCGACTTGAGTTCACAAATAAGAGGATTACTACATTTAGCGGCTTAATGACGCAACTCcttatggaagaaaagaataatatgatcaatgatcaGCATAATTTGCGTCCTGTAGGCACCCGAAAAATTCCGGAATCTAATTACAATTGCAACCGGAAAAAGAAAGCTCCGAAACGCAAGGATCAACATAGGAATGAACCTTATGCACGTGGGAATCAACACCACCGTGCCTCTAGTTCTCGGGGACAAGGTAGCGGCTTTAGTGGCCATACCAACTCATGGCGTCGAGACACCGGTGCCGCCGGCCCCAAGGGCGGCGCCGCTCCTCCTCGGAAGCAGCATGCTCGCTCTTCTTCTGCCTTTGATGGTCAATGCAACAGATGTGGG encodes:
- the LOC101308432 gene encoding uncharacterized protein LOC101308432, with amino-acid sequence MDRGIEFDVLDAHGTEYHRWVSDIEQTFIAKDLTETIFPDPDQEPPSKRTNLRQYQSKHDPKDLWDALAERFGNIHSTLLPELIARWDEIRLLDYKKVDDFNRDMLCLQAQLSSCGVEKSDADMIERLSRPSFSC
- the LOC101308728 gene encoding uncharacterized protein LOC101308728, giving the protein MTQLLMEEKNNMINDQHNLRPVGTRKIPESNYNCNRKKKAPKRKDQHRNEPYARGNQHHRASSSRGQGSGFSGHTNSWRRDTGAAGPKGGAAPPRKQHARSSSAFDGQCNRCGSKDHWSKSCRAPANVVAAYKKYKELMEVNSTETMELNIMLPSRSLTLMDNVLT